One Mustelus asterias chromosome 10, sMusAst1.hap1.1, whole genome shotgun sequence DNA window includes the following coding sequences:
- the LOC144500028 gene encoding LOW QUALITY PROTEIN: neurite extension and migration factor-like (The sequence of the model RefSeq protein was modified relative to this genomic sequence to represent the inferred CDS: substituted 1 base at 1 genomic stop codon), producing the protein MEAKDFSCFHEKPCEVHKTAESISKTNEIECCEFGAKWRICKNKLSKETTMVPETHFSVFQPEETISDQMLNFSLNGIICEDKFDCAKIDESGTTTNVHESLFTDKFNGDDALLPIPSQNWSYFESFINENKEEFLDLCATNDFSTNLISEEDSDSFLFDDESTLSSDVCSLKIRYESFQDNVREKTNAFQEDAQLHFFPSTRCNGTKKGMKSPIKKNSTSAQEERGEHDSPEHSTLYELESNKCLLSGVFMDNWKDGENPVDSVCLSSILNEDRGNWKLLRKSTERYSNQTNYTLRAKRQIRYSDDYLYDVDSLETMKTFSKKDHVLDAGREDDDDWCPRKRKKVGKKEPPVVIKYIIVNRFKGHKNMHVKISRLDCTEGQVLLTDEIVKKYRKLSPLKEFWSQVPNDCNVCHNQEKLDRKLKVCSGAGMSYMFFASKNKKQQTLANGMSSIKIGCTLNHQKDSLIETDATNTEVPKKVQKYDKSVYEFTDEIELKRITIRTVSKTNQLRVMHEDSSLQKLKKKHNILSKKRRANGQDGNDTHDSNSLESGNEMPQAPNADMCKPPGRWNSASTLLNFNPAILHSPAFSDKLETDSHLLSPVPATSCRDWSVLSAYNTQSAPEIRGGYFRSLLDGDDSSANENVQLPSQHSCANEIVTENTLFSSLQRQTDEASTKCNHSESNGLHLAEKPSMQEVWNVETIQNVHPHSVMGKDPFSLYAADSQNERLVQVGVVNQSSVSSNANECDSKVYSSQNEINANYSQKILNEETKQLFPSKDSPCILDISNFTPAKVKQSSCSEFSQEHAPKILSKSGKSNIKSLERCSRDQLSSKATSPTLCVEHWQVCSELCSTNIQAYHTNSDPTCVSFSQCAQSPVHLQASDHVNSSNHSKMNKAINIARKGLAKSNGSPWDKKALQKYPNCKTEIKAIKVENIKKYSASPENYETIEVQGNSSDALYTNQICQPEKAYKPVKGFTNKGLEMCAKFVKQDLMNARNKLPRKERKLNGKGKYSVISAKSCDDISCNITRRNRFLNGGQREFEEPGNILSNIVSGMAAVNQFMMASVEPIISHGDIALPAVNQHLEVQNSSKWKPKPTQILHIGTKDLKNKPXHVSECNPSNVSLTSPVNHIASCYGQSVSSSAAQIADCNCLSNMFCE; encoded by the coding sequence ATGGAAGCTAAGGACTTTTCTTGTTTTCATGAAAAACCCTGCGAAGTCCATAAAACAGCTGAAAGTATTTCTAAAACAAATGAAATTGAATGTTGTGAATTTGGAGCCAAATGGAGAATATGCAAAAATAAACTGAGCAAGGAAACCACTATGGTTCCTGAAACACACTTTTCAGTTTTTCAGCCAGAAGAGACTATTTCTGACCAAATGTTGAACTTTTCTTTGAATGGAATAATTTGTGAAGACAAATTTGATTGTGCAAAGATTGATGAATCAGGTACCACTACCAATGTTCACGAGAGTCTGTTCACAGATAAATTTAATGGAGATGATGCATTACTACCTATTCCAAGCCAGAACTGGAGTTACTTTGAATCCTTCATAAATGAAAACAAAGAAGAATTTTTAGATCTCTGTGCAACAAATGACTTTTCAACTAACCTAATTAGTGAAGAAGACAGTGACAGTTTTTTGTTTGATGATGAATCAACACTAAGTAGTGATGTCTGTTCACTGAAGATAAGATATGAATCTTTTCAAGACAATGTGAGAGAGAAAACAAATGCTTTTCAAGAGGATGCACAACTTCATTTTTTTCCCAGTACCCGATGTAATGGAACCAAAAAAGGTATGAAAAGCCCCATAAAAAAGAATTCTACTTCTGCTCAGGAAGAGAGAGGGGAACATGATAGTCCAGAACATAGCACATTGTATGAATTAGAGAGTAACAAATGCCTTCTGTCGGGTGTTTTTATGGATAACTGGAAAGATGGTGAGAATCCAGTAGATTCAGTCTGTTTATCATCCATTCTCAATGAGGATAGAGGAAATTGGAAGCTTTTAAGGAAAAGCACTGAAAGGTATTCAAATCAAACCAATTATACCTTGAGGGCAAAACGGCAAATACGCTATAGTGATGATTATTTATATGATGTTGATTCTTTAGAGACCATGAAAACTTTCAGCAAAAAGGATCATGTGTTAGATGCTGGTCGGGAAGATGATGATGACTGGTGCCCTCGGAAAAGGAAAAAAGTTGGGAAAAAGGAACCACCTGTTGTTATCAAATATATAATTGTCAATCGGTTTAAGGGCCACAAAAATATGCATGTAAAAATCAGTAGATTAGATTGCACAGAGGGACAAGTATTACTGACTGATGAAATAGTGAAAAAATATAGAAAGCTTTCTCCACTTAAGGAATTTTGGTCTCAAGTTCCTAATGATTGTAATGTATGTCATAACCAAGAAAAACTTGATAGAAAACTAAAAGTCTGTTCTGGTGCTGGAATGTCTTATATGTTCTTTGCTTCTAAAAATAAAAAACAACAAACACTAGCTAATGGGATGTCATCAATTAAAATAGGATGTACTTTGAATCACCAAAAAGACAGTCTCATTGAAACAGATGCTACAAATACAGAAGTACCCAAGAAAGTACAAAAATATGATAAGTCAGTTTATGAATTTACAGATGAAATAGAACTAAAGCGCATCACCATTCGGACTGTGAGTAAGACCAATCAGTTAAGAGTCATGCATGAAGACTCTTCATTACAAAAACTAAAGAAGAAACACAACATACTGTCAAAGAAAAGGAGAGCAAATGGTCAGGATGGTAATGATACCCATGATAGTAATTCTTTAGAAAGTGGAAATGAAATGCCTCAAGCTCCAAATGCAGACATGTGCAAACCTCCAGGTCGCTGGAATTCTGCTTCCACTTTACTTAATTTCAACCCTGCTATCTTACATTCCCCAGCATTCAGTGACAAATTAGAAACCGATAGTCATTTACTTTCTCCAGTTCCAGCTACTAGTTGCCGAGACTGGTCCGTACTATCTGCTTATAATACACAATCGGCTCCAGAAATCCGTGGAGGATATTTCCGGTCTCTGCTGGATGGGGATGATTCCTCAGCTAACGAAAACGTTCAACTTCCCTCCCAACATTCCTGTGCCAACGAAATTGTGACAGAAAACACACTTTTTTCTTCACTGCAAAGACAAACTGATGAAGCCTCCACGAAATGCAACCATAGTGAATCTAATGGGCTTCATTTGGCAGAAAAGCCAAGCATGCAGGAAGTTTGGAATGTAGAGACTATTCAGAATGTACATCCACATAGTGTAATGGGAAAAGATCCATTTTCCTTGTATGCAGCTGACTCTCAAAATGAAAGACTGGTACAGGTTGGAGTTGTGAATCAATCATCTGTAAGCAGTAATGCAAATGAATGTGACTCAAAGGTGTACAGTAGTCAAAATGAAATAAATGCAAACTACAGTCAAAAAATATTGAATGAAGAAACAAAGCAATTGTTTCCTTCAAAAGATTCTCCGTGCATTTTAGACATTTCAAATTTTACACCAGCAAAAGTGAAACAGAGCTCTTGTTCTGAATTTTCACAGGAACATGCACCAAAAATCCTCTCCAAATCAGGCAAGTCTAATATTAAATCTTTGGAGCGTTGCAGCCGTGATCAGCTTTCCAGCAAGGCTACATCACCAACTTTGTGTGTAGAGCACTGGCAGGTTTGTAGTGAACTATGCAGTACAAACATCCAAGCTTaccacaccaacagtgacccaacaTGTGTTTCATTTTCGCAATGTGCACAATCTCCTGTCCATTTACAGGCTTCTGATCATGTGAATTCTAGTAATCATTCAAAAATGAATAAGGCAATAAATATTGCAAGAAAAGGACTTGCAAAATCAAATGGAAGCCCATGGGACAAAAAAGCTCTTCAGAAGTACCCGAATTGCAAAACTGAGATCAAAGCTATTAAAGTAGAGAATATTAAAAAGTACAGTGCATCACCAGAAAATTACGAAACCATTGAAGTTCAAGGGAATTCATCGGATGCATTATATACAAATCAAatatgccaacctgaaaaagctTATAAACCTGTAAAAGGGTTTACTAACAAAGGTTTAGAAATGTGTGCAAAGTTTGTGAAGCAAGATTTAATGAATGCAAGAAACAAACTTCCAAGAAAGGAAAGAAAACTGAATGGAAAAGGTAAATACTCAGTTATATCTGCAAAGTCCTGTGATGATATTTCTTGCAACATTACTAGAAGAAACAGATTCTTAAATGGTGGGCAGAGAGAATTTGAGGAACCTGGTAATATCCTTTCCAACATAGTTTCTGGAATGGCAGCAGTTAATCAGTTTATGATGGCCTCAGTGGAACCAATCATCAGTCATGGGGATATTGCGCTCCCTGCTGTTAATCAGCATTTGGAAGTGCAAAATAGTTCCAAATGGAAACCTAAACCAAcgcagatattgcacattggtaCGAAAGATCTGAAAAATAAGCCATAGCATGTTTCTGAATGTAATCCAAGCAATGTGAGTCTTACTAGCCCTGTAAATCACATTGCTTCTTGCTATGGTCAAAGTGTGTCTAGTTCTGCTGCACAAATAGCTGACTGCAACTGCCTGAGCAACATGTTTTGTGAATAA